The following coding sequences are from one Ancylobacter sp. TS-1 window:
- a CDS encoding COX aromatic rich motif-containing protein, with amino-acid sequence MKPSAIVGLLAAALPGAAFADSFLEPAGPIASGQLSHFGVISALMLIVIVPMFVALPIVLYRYRRGGKGTYRPDWEFNWGLELLIWGVPVVLVVALGTALWRQTIVGDPYRALGPDPLVVEVVALDWKFLFLYPEQGVATLDLLALPEDRPVTLKLTSGTVMQSFIVPSLAGQIYAMAGMQTQLNLVAEETGDFTGRNTQYNGLGFATQSFTARVMSADAFASWVETTKAQGSALDADGYARLLPSSVVSAPVLYSQFTPGLFDQVMAGFAPGMFQNHGHAGMPAPPAPHQGHDHTPEAAQ; translated from the coding sequence TTGAAACCGAGCGCAATTGTCGGACTGCTCGCCGCGGCCCTGCCGGGAGCCGCTTTCGCCGACAGCTTCCTTGAGCCGGCGGGGCCGATCGCGTCGGGGCAGCTCTCGCATTTCGGTGTCATCAGCGCGCTGATGCTCATCGTCATCGTGCCGATGTTCGTCGCGCTGCCGATCGTGCTGTACCGCTACCGCCGGGGCGGCAAGGGCACCTATCGGCCGGACTGGGAGTTCAACTGGGGCCTCGAACTGCTGATCTGGGGCGTCCCGGTCGTGCTGGTGGTGGCGCTCGGCACGGCCCTGTGGCGGCAGACGATCGTGGGCGATCCCTACCGCGCTCTCGGCCCCGACCCTCTGGTGGTCGAGGTGGTGGCGCTGGACTGGAAATTCCTGTTCCTCTACCCCGAGCAGGGCGTGGCGACGCTCGATCTGCTCGCCTTGCCCGAGGACCGGCCGGTCACCCTGAAACTGACCAGCGGCACGGTGATGCAGTCCTTCATCGTTCCGAGCCTCGCGGGGCAGATCTACGCGATGGCGGGCATGCAGACGCAGCTTAACCTGGTGGCCGAGGAGACCGGCGACTTCACCGGGCGCAACACCCAGTATAACGGCCTCGGCTTCGCCACCCAGTCCTTCACCGCCCGGGTGATGAGCGCGGATGCCTTCGCGAGCTGGGTCGAGACGACGAAAGCGCAGGGAAGCGCGCTCGATGCCGACGGCTACGCGAGACTGCTTCCGTCCTCGGTGGTCAGCGCGCCGGTGCTCTACAGCCAGTTCACCCCGGGCCTGTTCGACCAGGTGATGGCGGGCTTCGCGCCCGGCATGTTCCAGAACCACGGCCATGCGGGAATGCCCGCGCCGCCCGCGCCCCACCAGGGCCATGACCATACGCCGGAGGCCGCGCAATGA
- a CDS encoding FUSC family protein produces the protein MPLSHALIRPREPEDLVTPNWRNIAFAARLAAAAITALALAYWLELQEPQWAILTV, from the coding sequence GTGCCACTGAGTCACGCACTGATTCGCCCACGCGAACCTGAAGATCTCGTCACCCCGAACTGGCGCAACATCGCATTCGCCGCGCGTCTCGCCGCCGCCGCCATCACCGCCCTTGCGCTTGCTTACTGGCTCGAACTTCAGGAGCCGCAATGGGCTATACTGACGGTCTGA
- a CDS encoding FUSC family protein, whose amino-acid sequence MLGTMVAAAYALTAVKLFSQDPLLLVGSAMLWAFACYDSPRREVASVAKNCAPSSNGPSAKQSERPAEKQNPQPRLRVCL is encoded by the coding sequence TTGCTCGGTACGATGGTCGCCGCAGCCTACGCGCTGACCGCCGTCAAGCTGTTCTCGCAGGATCCGCTGCTGCTGGTCGGCAGCGCCATGCTCTGGGCGTTCGCCTGCTATGATAGCCCGCGCAGAGAGGTGGCGTCCGTTGCAAAGAACTGCGCACCATCCTCGAATGGACCGAGCGCCAAGCAATCGGAAAGACCGGCAGAAAAACAAAACCCGCAGCCGAGGCTGCGGGTTTGTTTGTAG
- a CDS encoding CHAD domain-containing protein, whose translation MHESRPPHGDDAGFPVAHRPEGLLDAALTRAVADAAAALGIADPVKAVHELRKSFKQLRALLRLVQHAPDAAVAARARELRGALAEAARRLAHARDDAARRDALDDLVAKGGLAPALRGAAGRALAPAPPRRGKVATGGREEAEAGLTPHRAELELLLGQFVAALPALGGALSDKMLLRALVAEYARARRMARKLDPADEDGLHELRKAVVAQRYQMELMTPAWPALGTAWVSELQRLRDRLGKHQDLSVLIGHIKARPPPARARHAWRAPLIAAARARQQRLAAAALRLHARLFAEKPAAFHRRIAAYMSAISEGK comes from the coding sequence ATGCACGAAAGCCGGCCTCCACACGGCGACGATGCCGGGTTCCCCGTTGCGCACCGCCCGGAAGGATTGCTGGACGCCGCGCTGACCCGCGCCGTCGCCGACGCGGCGGCCGCCCTCGGCATCGCCGACCCGGTGAAGGCGGTGCATGAACTGCGTAAATCCTTCAAGCAGTTGCGGGCTTTGCTGCGCCTCGTCCAGCACGCCCCGGACGCGGCCGTGGCGGCGCGTGCCCGCGAGCTTCGCGGCGCGCTGGCGGAAGCGGCGCGGCGGCTGGCCCATGCCCGGGACGACGCCGCGCGGCGCGACGCGCTGGACGATCTCGTCGCCAAGGGAGGGCTGGCGCCCGCCCTGCGCGGGGCGGCCGGACGCGCACTCGCACCCGCGCCTCCCCGGCGCGGCAAGGTGGCGACGGGCGGCCGGGAGGAAGCCGAAGCCGGCCTGACGCCGCACCGCGCCGAACTGGAACTGCTGCTCGGCCAGTTCGTCGCCGCGCTGCCGGCGCTCGGCGGCGCCCTCTCCGACAAGATGCTGCTGCGCGCACTGGTGGCCGAATATGCCCGCGCACGCCGCATGGCCCGCAAGCTCGACCCCGCCGACGAGGACGGCCTGCATGAACTGCGCAAGGCCGTGGTGGCGCAGCGCTACCAGATGGAGTTGATGACGCCGGCCTGGCCGGCGCTCGGCACGGCCTGGGTGTCCGAGTTGCAGCGCCTGCGCGACCGGCTCGGCAAGCATCAGGACCTCTCCGTTTTGATAGGGCACATCAAGGCGCGCCCGCCGCCGGCCCGCGCCCGCCATGCCTGGCGAGCGCCGCTGATCGCGGCGGCCCGCGCCCGCCAGCAGCGGCTCGCCGCCGCCGCACTGCGGCTGCACGCCCGCCTCTTCGCGGAGAAGCCGGCGGCCTTTCACCGCCGCATCGCCGCCTATATGTCTGCTATATCCGAAGGGAAATAG
- a CDS encoding LysR family transcriptional regulator, giving the protein MFVRQMHYLVALAREKHFGRAAEACHVTQPTLSAGIRKLEQELGVPIVVRGHRFLGFTVEGERVLGWARQIAADYESLKQERTETGGRLSGTLRVGAIPAATAAAPALLGPFRLRNPDVKVQMLTLSSAAIQRGLDELELDAGITYLDNEPLNRVRRLDLYMERYVFITRPDEPLARRRSLRWAEAATQPLCLLTPDMQNRRIIDHVMAAAGLVSKPAIETNSFMGVWSFVRRGPWTSIVPEASFRGLGDPADLVAIPLVEPVHVQPIGLVLSDRDPLSPVAGALLKLARELVRERPQEKGLI; this is encoded by the coding sequence ATGTTTGTCCGGCAGATGCATTATCTGGTCGCGCTGGCGCGCGAGAAGCATTTCGGCCGTGCCGCCGAAGCCTGCCATGTGACGCAGCCCACTCTCTCGGCCGGCATCCGCAAGCTGGAACAGGAACTCGGCGTGCCGATCGTGGTGCGCGGCCATCGCTTTCTCGGCTTCACCGTCGAGGGCGAGCGCGTGCTCGGCTGGGCCCGGCAGATCGCCGCCGACTATGAGAGCCTCAAGCAGGAGCGCACGGAAACCGGCGGAAGGCTCAGCGGCACGCTGCGGGTCGGCGCCATCCCCGCCGCCACGGCGGCCGCGCCCGCCCTCCTCGGCCCGTTCCGCCTGCGCAACCCCGATGTGAAAGTGCAGATGCTCACCTTGAGCTCGGCGGCGATCCAGCGCGGGCTCGACGAACTCGAACTCGACGCCGGCATCACCTATCTCGACAACGAGCCGCTCAACCGCGTGCGCCGGCTCGATCTCTATATGGAGCGCTACGTCTTCATCACCCGCCCGGACGAGCCGCTGGCGCGCCGACGCAGCCTGCGCTGGGCCGAGGCCGCGACGCAGCCGCTCTGCCTGCTCACGCCCGACATGCAGAACCGCCGGATCATCGACCATGTGATGGCGGCTGCCGGCCTCGTCTCGAAGCCGGCTATCGAAACCAACTCCTTCATGGGCGTGTGGTCCTTCGTCCGGCGCGGGCCGTGGACCAGCATCGTGCCGGAGGCGAGCTTCCGCGGCCTCGGCGACCCCGCCGACCTCGTCGCGATCCCGCTCGTCGAGCCGGTCCATGTCCAGCCCATCGGCCTCGTGCTCTCCGACCGCGACCCGCTCTCCCCGGTGGCGGGCGCGCTGCTCAAGCTCGCCCGCGAGCTGGTGCGCGAGAGGCCGCAGGAAAAGGGCCTGATCTGA
- a CDS encoding NAD-dependent formate dehydrogenase, with translation MAKVLCVLYDDPIDGYPKTYARDDLPKIDHYPGGQTLPTPKAIDFVPGTMLGSVSGELGLRKYLESNGHTLVVTSDKDGPDSVFEKELPDADIVISQPFWPAYLTPERIAKAKNLKLALTAGIGSDHVDLEAAINRNITVAEVTYCNSISVAEHVVMMILGLVRNYLPAHDWARKGGWNIADCVKHSYDLEAMSVGTVAAGRIGLAVLRRLAPFDVKLHYTDRHRLPESVEKELNLTWHASREEMYPHCDVVTLNCPLHPETEHMINDETLKLFKRGAYIVNTARGKLCDRDAVARALENGQLAGYAGDVWFPQPAPADHPWRTMAWNGMTPHMSGTSLTAQTRYAAGTREILECFFEGRPIRDEYLIVQGGSLAGVGAHSYSKGNATGGSEEAAKFKKGA, from the coding sequence ATGGCGAAGGTTCTGTGCGTTCTTTACGACGATCCGATCGACGGCTACCCCAAGACCTATGCCCGCGACGACCTGCCGAAGATCGATCACTACCCGGGCGGCCAGACCCTGCCGACGCCGAAGGCCATCGACTTCGTGCCCGGCACCATGCTCGGCTCGGTCTCCGGCGAGCTCGGCCTGCGCAAATATCTGGAATCGAACGGCCACACGCTGGTCGTGACCTCCGACAAGGACGGCCCCGATTCGGTGTTCGAGAAGGAACTCCCCGACGCCGACATCGTGATTTCCCAGCCCTTCTGGCCGGCCTATCTCACGCCCGAGCGCATCGCCAAGGCGAAGAACCTCAAGCTGGCGCTGACCGCCGGCATCGGCTCCGACCATGTCGACCTCGAGGCGGCGATCAACCGCAACATCACCGTCGCCGAAGTCACCTACTGCAATTCGATCAGCGTCGCCGAGCACGTGGTGATGATGATCCTCGGCCTGGTGCGCAACTATCTCCCCGCGCATGACTGGGCGCGCAAGGGCGGCTGGAACATAGCCGACTGCGTGAAGCACTCCTACGACCTCGAAGCCATGAGCGTCGGCACCGTCGCTGCCGGCCGCATCGGCCTCGCCGTGCTGCGCCGCCTCGCGCCCTTCGACGTGAAGCTGCACTACACCGACCGGCACCGCCTGCCGGAATCGGTCGAGAAGGAACTGAACCTCACCTGGCACGCCTCGCGCGAGGAAATGTACCCGCATTGCGACGTGGTGACGCTCAACTGTCCGCTGCACCCCGAAACCGAGCACATGATCAATGATGAGACGCTGAAGCTGTTCAAGCGCGGCGCCTACATCGTCAACACCGCCCGCGGCAAGCTGTGCGATCGCGACGCGGTGGCCCGCGCCCTCGAGAACGGCCAGCTGGCCGGCTATGCCGGCGATGTGTGGTTCCCGCAGCCCGCCCCTGCCGATCATCCCTGGCGCACCATGGCCTGGAACGGCATGACCCCGCACATGTCCGGCACCTCGCTCACCGCCCAGACCCGCTATGCCGCCGGCACGCGCGAGATCCTGGAGTGCTTCTTCGAGGGTCGCCCGATTCGCGACGAGTATCTCATCGTGCAGGGTGGCAGCCTCGCCGGCGTCGGCGCGCATTCCTATTCCAAGGGCAATGCCACCGGCGGTTCGGAAGAAGCGGCGAAGTTCAAGAAGGGCGCGTGA
- a CDS encoding FAD-dependent monooxygenase, with amino-acid sequence MTDTVLISGAGPVGLTMALELARYGVPVRLIDKMAAREKTSRAVALWPRTLELLERSGGLSAELVALGNRVTVANIFAGTAEIARVEFKDIATPYPFVLMLPQSETERVLVRHLEARGVVAELGVELAGFEPDATGVTATLRHADGREETGRFSALIGCDGAHSPIRHRLGLSFEGDTLGSDWAQGDFHINGVPFPPNEFATWWHEEGPAVLFPLGGNRYRLILGVGQSAGDVPPPPPLATFQSILDRRGPGGMQITDTVWTTSFRINERQVNSYRVGRVFLAGDSAHVHSPAGGQGMNTGMQDAVNLAWKLALVLRGLSTSPLLLDSYDPERRAVGAQVIASAGRLTRVATMKNPVLRHIRNAVMHVLLGVPAVQHTLEGELAETSVHYEDSPLNGVSWQAGARAGGRMVPLAGEIPYGAGDTPRFTLRAGASAGAAPAVLRDLPVEPEIRSNAVATGIELVRPDGYLALSAADGEWGQVVAYLEQIFPYHESGQAPVAAT; translated from the coding sequence ATGACCGATACCGTTCTGATCTCCGGCGCCGGTCCGGTCGGGCTGACCATGGCGCTCGAACTGGCGCGCTATGGCGTGCCGGTGCGGCTGATCGACAAGATGGCCGCGCGCGAGAAGACCTCCCGCGCCGTGGCCCTGTGGCCGCGCACCCTCGAACTGCTGGAGCGATCGGGCGGGCTTTCCGCCGAGCTGGTGGCGCTGGGCAACCGCGTGACGGTCGCCAACATCTTCGCCGGCACGGCGGAGATCGCGCGGGTCGAGTTCAAGGACATCGCCACGCCCTATCCCTTCGTGCTGATGCTGCCGCAGAGCGAGACTGAGCGCGTGCTGGTCCGCCATCTGGAGGCGCGCGGCGTCGTGGCGGAACTCGGCGTCGAACTGGCCGGCTTCGAGCCGGATGCCACGGGCGTCACCGCCACGCTGCGCCATGCCGACGGACGCGAGGAAACCGGCCGTTTCAGTGCGCTGATCGGCTGCGACGGCGCCCACAGCCCGATCCGCCACCGGCTCGGCCTCAGCTTCGAGGGCGATACGCTCGGCAGCGACTGGGCGCAGGGCGACTTCCACATCAACGGCGTGCCCTTCCCGCCGAACGAATTCGCGACCTGGTGGCACGAGGAGGGCCCGGCCGTGCTGTTCCCGCTCGGCGGCAACCGCTACCGGCTGATTCTCGGCGTGGGGCAATCCGCCGGCGATGTCCCGCCGCCGCCCCCGCTTGCGACGTTCCAGTCCATTCTGGATCGGCGCGGCCCCGGCGGAATGCAGATCACCGACACGGTGTGGACCACCTCCTTCCGCATCAATGAGCGGCAGGTGAACAGCTACCGGGTCGGGCGGGTGTTTCTCGCCGGCGATTCGGCCCATGTGCACAGCCCCGCCGGCGGACAGGGCATGAACACGGGCATGCAGGACGCGGTGAATCTCGCCTGGAAGCTGGCGCTCGTGCTGCGCGGGCTTTCGACGTCCCCGCTGCTGCTCGACAGCTACGATCCCGAGCGCCGCGCCGTGGGGGCGCAGGTCATCGCCTCCGCCGGCCGGCTTACGCGCGTGGCGACGATGAAGAACCCGGTGCTGCGCCACATCCGCAACGCGGTGATGCATGTCCTGCTCGGTGTGCCAGCGGTGCAGCACACGCTCGAGGGTGAGCTCGCCGAAACCTCGGTTCATTACGAGGACAGTCCGCTCAACGGCGTGTCCTGGCAGGCCGGTGCGCGCGCCGGTGGGCGCATGGTGCCGCTGGCCGGCGAGATCCCCTATGGGGCGGGCGACACGCCCCGCTTCACCCTGCGGGCGGGGGCCTCGGCCGGCGCGGCGCCGGCCGTGCTGAGGGACCTGCCGGTGGAGCCGGAGATCCGCTCGAACGCGGTCGCCACCGGCATCGAGCTGGTCCGGCCCGATGGCTATCTCGCCCTTTCGGCCGCCGATGGCGAGTGGGGCCAGGTGGTCGCCTATCTCGAACAGATCTTCCCATACCACGAGAGCGGGCAGGCTCCGGTCGCCGCAACGTGA
- a CDS encoding DUF1737 domain-containing protein, which yields MKLYRYLTGPDDVSFCKRVSAALNRGWQLHGTPTLTFDPVKGRVICGQAIVKEVEGEWNDEVVLSDH from the coding sequence ATGAAGCTCTATCGCTATTTGACCGGCCCGGACGACGTGTCCTTCTGCAAGCGGGTCTCGGCCGCGCTGAACCGGGGATGGCAGCTCCACGGCACCCCGACGCTGACCTTCGACCCGGTGAAGGGCCGCGTGATCTGCGGACAAGCCATCGTGAAGGAGGTCGAAGGGGAGTGGAACGACGAGGTCGTGCTCTCCGACCACTGA
- a CDS encoding CoA ester lyase — protein MSTIVRPRRSVLFMPGSNARALEKARTLPADAIVIDLEDAVAPDAKGLARGQAVAALAQGGFGPREVVVRTNAADTPWFEADLASLARASAQGAGPEAVLIPKISDPETLVLAGRRLEAMGAAPSLRLWAMIETPIAVLRALDIALAAKNPATRLAALVLGTNDLSKETGARIVPGRAPMASWLSHCVLAARAGGVEVLDAVWNDFRDLDGFARECAQAADLGFDGKTLIHPSQIEPCNAAFSPPPAEVEAARGLIALFDQPENAGKGVVQIEGRMVERMHADIARRTVALADAIAARG, from the coding sequence ATGTCCACAATCGTCCGTCCGCGCCGCAGCGTGCTGTTCATGCCGGGCTCGAACGCCCGCGCGCTGGAGAAGGCGCGGACCCTGCCGGCCGACGCCATCGTGATCGACCTCGAGGATGCGGTCGCTCCGGATGCCAAGGGGCTCGCGCGCGGGCAGGCGGTCGCGGCGCTGGCGCAGGGCGGGTTCGGCCCGCGCGAGGTGGTGGTGCGCACCAATGCCGCCGACACGCCCTGGTTCGAGGCCGACCTGGCGAGCCTCGCCCGCGCGAGCGCGCAGGGCGCGGGCCCGGAGGCGGTGCTGATCCCCAAGATCTCCGATCCCGAGACGCTGGTGCTGGCCGGGCGCCGGCTGGAGGCGATGGGGGCGGCGCCGTCGCTTCGCCTATGGGCGATGATCGAGACGCCGATCGCGGTGCTGCGCGCCCTCGACATCGCGCTGGCGGCGAAGAACCCGGCGACGCGGCTGGCGGCGCTGGTGCTCGGCACCAACGACCTCTCCAAGGAGACCGGCGCGCGCATCGTGCCCGGCCGGGCGCCGATGGCGAGCTGGCTCTCCCATTGCGTGCTGGCGGCGCGGGCCGGCGGGGTCGAGGTGCTGGACGCGGTGTGGAACGATTTTCGCGATCTCGACGGGTTCGCGCGCGAATGCGCGCAGGCCGCCGATCTCGGCTTCGACGGCAAGACGCTGATCCACCCCAGCCAGATCGAGCCGTGCAACGCCGCCTTCTCGCCGCCGCCGGCGGAGGTGGAGGCGGCGCGGGGGCTGATCGCGCTGTTCGACCAGCCCGAGAATGCCGGCAAGGGCGTGGTGCAGATCGAGGGGCGGATGGTCGAGCGCATGCACGCCGACATCGCCCGCAGGACAGTGGCGCTCGCCGACGCGATCGCGGCGCGCGGCTGA
- a CDS encoding FAD-binding oxidoreductase produces MDENFDVVIVGGAIMGAATAYFLTLDPAFRGRVAVVERDTTFAESSTTLSAASLRQQFSIPENIRMSLFGLEFLRSAKERFGAGTDLAWHEGGYLILASAAGLPILEANHRVQVAEGADIALLDPQALKAHFPWLNVDDLAAGAYGRSGEGWFDAHAFLACLRTAAKAQGAQFINGEVVGIERQGSRITGATLADGRRLGCGALVNAAGPRAGRLAGLAGIALPVEARKRCVFVVHCRAPLPKLPLLVDPTGFYIRPEGIYQICGAPPPEDSDPDAHGDFEVDWSVFEEGIWPNLAHRIPAMEELKVVRAWAGHYEMNLLDHNAVIGPHPEVTNFYFMNGFSGHGLQQAPAAGRAIAEWIVHGRSVSLDLDVFGYERIASGRPHAELNII; encoded by the coding sequence ATGGACGAGAATTTCGATGTGGTGATCGTCGGCGGGGCGATCATGGGGGCGGCCACCGCCTATTTCCTTACCCTCGACCCCGCCTTTCGCGGCCGCGTCGCCGTGGTGGAGCGCGACACAACCTTCGCGGAGTCCTCCACCACCCTGTCGGCGGCCTCGCTGCGCCAGCAATTCTCCATCCCCGAGAACATCCGCATGTCGCTGTTCGGGCTGGAATTCCTGAGGAGCGCGAAGGAGCGCTTCGGCGCCGGCACCGACCTTGCTTGGCACGAGGGCGGCTATCTCATCCTCGCCAGCGCCGCCGGCCTGCCCATCCTCGAAGCCAATCACCGCGTGCAGGTCGCCGAGGGCGCCGACATCGCCCTGCTCGACCCGCAGGCGCTGAAGGCGCATTTCCCCTGGCTCAATGTCGACGACCTCGCCGCCGGCGCCTATGGGCGCTCGGGCGAGGGCTGGTTCGACGCCCACGCCTTCCTCGCCTGCCTGCGCACGGCCGCGAAGGCGCAGGGCGCCCAGTTCATCAATGGCGAGGTGGTCGGCATCGAGCGGCAGGGCAGCCGCATCACCGGCGCGACGCTGGCGGACGGGCGGCGCCTGGGCTGCGGCGCCCTCGTCAACGCCGCCGGCCCGCGCGCGGGAAGGCTTGCCGGCCTTGCCGGCATCGCGCTGCCGGTGGAGGCGCGCAAGCGCTGCGTCTTCGTCGTGCATTGCCGCGCGCCGCTGCCGAAGCTGCCGCTGCTGGTCGACCCTACCGGCTTCTACATCCGCCCCGAGGGCATCTACCAGATCTGCGGCGCGCCGCCGCCCGAGGACAGCGACCCCGACGCGCATGGCGATTTCGAGGTCGACTGGTCGGTGTTCGAGGAGGGCATCTGGCCCAACCTCGCCCACCGCATCCCGGCGATGGAGGAGCTGAAGGTCGTGCGGGCCTGGGCCGGCCATTATGAGATGAACCTGCTCGACCACAATGCGGTCATCGGCCCGCACCCGGAGGTGACGAACTTCTACTTCATGAATGGCTTTTCCGGCCACGGGCTGCAGCAGGCCCCCGCCGCCGGGCGCGCCATCGCCGAATGGATCGTGCACGGCCGTTCGGTCTCGCTGGACCTTGACGTGTTCGGCTATGAGCGCATCGCGAGCGGGCGCCCGCACGCCGAGCTGAACATCATCTGA
- the cysC gene encoding adenylyl-sulfate kinase, whose product MSATVLSTFAPSASGPSAAASVTVTSRPNTTAAADRQLVRIVIVGHVDHGKSTLIGRLLHETGGITPEKLDQLKAISARRGMPFEWSFLLDSLQAERDQGITIDTSQIRFQTPSRDIILIDAPGHAEFLRNMITGASQADAALLLIDAAEGVRDQTRRHGYLLHLLGVKQVTVVVNKMDRVDFAEPVFRAIESEIAGYLSGLGVRASAVIPISAREGDGVSERGPRTPWYEGPTVLEALDGFDPARAPGDLPLRLPVQAVYKFDDRRIVAGRIETGDLKVGEEIVFQPSGKTAVVKSIETWPAPAAGQEVTALAAGAPAAITLDREIFVERGEIIATPSARPHAARRIRVRLFWLADEKLEVGTQIIARLATSEARATVAVVHQVVDPGHLSTFESTSIGRNQVGEVELVLSRPIAADPHGVNPRTGRVALELGGRIAGGGLVVSVLDGEGTKSAAARNITPVSSAVTGPERIARFRHDGAVVWFTGLSGSGKSTLARALERRLFARDGLVTLLDGDTLRAGLNSDLGFSDADRAENNRRLAEVANLLKGLGHIVLVAAVSPSAAARARVREIVGDRFFEVHVSAPLAVCEARDPKGLYAKARAGEIRGFTGIDAPYEVPVAPELVIETDKIDTPAGVDRVEEQLVQAGVFHAPPRAVDDAGL is encoded by the coding sequence ATGTCCGCGACAGTCCTTTCCACGTTCGCCCCTTCCGCTTCCGGCCCTTCCGCCGCTGCGTCGGTGACCGTCACCTCGCGCCCCAACACGACCGCCGCCGCCGACCGCCAGCTTGTGCGCATCGTCATCGTCGGCCATGTCGACCACGGCAAGTCGACGCTGATCGGCCGCTTGCTGCATGAGACCGGCGGGATCACGCCGGAGAAGCTCGACCAGCTCAAGGCCATCTCGGCCCGGCGCGGCATGCCCTTCGAATGGTCGTTCCTGCTCGACAGCCTGCAGGCCGAGCGCGACCAGGGCATCACCATCGACACCAGCCAGATCCGCTTCCAGACGCCTTCGCGCGACATCATCCTGATCGATGCGCCCGGCCACGCGGAATTCCTGCGCAACATGATCACCGGCGCCTCGCAGGCCGATGCTGCGCTGCTGCTGATCGATGCCGCCGAGGGCGTGCGCGACCAGACGCGCCGGCACGGCTACCTGCTGCACCTGCTCGGCGTGAAGCAGGTGACGGTGGTGGTGAACAAGATGGACCGGGTGGATTTCGCCGAGCCGGTTTTCCGCGCCATCGAAAGCGAGATCGCCGGCTATCTCTCCGGCCTCGGCGTGCGCGCCAGCGCGGTCATCCCGATTTCCGCCCGCGAGGGCGACGGCGTGTCCGAGCGCGGCCCCCGCACCCCCTGGTATGAGGGGCCGACCGTGCTGGAGGCGCTGGACGGCTTCGACCCGGCCCGCGCGCCGGGCGACCTGCCGCTGCGCCTGCCGGTGCAGGCGGTCTACAAGTTCGACGACCGCCGCATCGTCGCCGGCCGCATCGAGACCGGCGACCTGAAGGTCGGCGAGGAAATCGTCTTCCAGCCCTCCGGCAAGACGGCGGTGGTGAAGTCCATCGAGACCTGGCCCGCGCCGGCGGCCGGGCAGGAGGTGACGGCCCTCGCGGCCGGCGCCCCGGCGGCGATCACGCTCGACCGCGAGATCTTCGTCGAGCGCGGCGAGATCATCGCCACGCCCTCGGCCCGCCCGCACGCCGCGCGGCGCATCCGCGTGCGCCTGTTCTGGCTGGCGGACGAAAAGCTGGAGGTGGGCACCCAGATCATCGCCCGGCTCGCCACCTCGGAAGCGCGGGCGACCGTCGCGGTCGTGCATCAGGTGGTCGATCCGGGGCATCTGTCGACCTTCGAATCCACCAGCATCGGGCGCAACCAGGTCGGCGAGGTGGAACTCGTCCTGTCGCGCCCCATCGCCGCCGACCCGCACGGGGTGAACCCCCGCACCGGGCGCGTGGCGCTGGAACTGGGCGGGCGCATCGCCGGCGGCGGCCTCGTGGTTTCGGTGCTGGACGGCGAGGGGACCAAATCCGCCGCTGCCCGCAACATCACGCCGGTTTCCTCCGCCGTGACCGGGCCGGAGCGCATCGCCCGCTTCCGCCACGACGGCGCCGTGGTTTGGTTCACCGGGCTTTCCGGCTCCGGCAAGTCGACGCTGGCGCGCGCGCTGGAGCGGCGCCTGTTCGCCCGCGACGGCCTCGTGACGCTGCTCGACGGCGACACGCTGCGTGCCGGGCTGAACAGCGACCTCGGCTTTTCCGACGCCGACCGGGCCGAGAACAACCGGCGGCTGGCCGAAGTGGCGAACCTGCTCAAGGGGCTGGGCCATATCGTGCTGGTGGCGGCGGTCTCGCCCTCGGCGGCGGCGCGGGCGCGGGTGCGCGAGATCGTCGGCGACCGTTTCTTCGAGGTGCATGTGTCGGCCCCGCTCGCCGTCTGCGAGGCGCGCGACCCCAAGGGGCTCTACGCCAAGGCGCGGGCCGGCGAGATCCGCGGCTTCACCGGCATCGACGCGCCCTATGAGGTGCCCGTCGCGCCCGAGCTGGTGATCGAGACCGACAAGATCGACACGCCGGCGGGGGTCGACCGGGTGGAGGAGCAACTGGTGCAGGCCGGCGTGTTCCACGCGCCCCCGCGCGCCGTCGACGACGCCGGGCTGTGA